A window from Mya arenaria isolate MELC-2E11 chromosome 9, ASM2691426v1 encodes these proteins:
- the LOC128246070 gene encoding uncharacterized protein LOC128246070 gives MDTINACNLVEKVSRDEFSLDSVAKKRYEQKITIVGGVDPYATDLVWSKDVACLPSVTHIDIVHYLLFTPSPYTKEDLKAWKSLDAVNQLCSGWVQERSSYKTNNHVIVTAKVLHSQRLREKPLRPWVIVKPDGVVEGAHCNCMAGLGEACTHIAALLFSISAAVQIRDSQTCTQSAAYWKIIPASVKTIRYKTVSNINFTSAKTAKKHFDDNLQCMNNGEIPVTNTPSVRKVKTPRASEADFMSFCQKLSVLKSKPAVLSVIEPYAADYVPTCEKRDFPLILSELKDPDMIGEPLCTVQSKCKNIRVSCSKEQSENVEVETRLQSKSKLWNQFRAGRITASNMRSVVFTDPDKPSKSLVKKICYPETQCFQTEAMKWGTVNERVALKQFVEYTSPKHENLLVRESGFIISEDLPCIGASPDGITACDCCGNACIEIKCPFNARNDKIDENTCDFLVLKNDQLHLSENHKYYYQIQTQLGVYKQEMCFFVVWTLCDLFIKEVKFNPIVWEDICSKSKGFFECAVLPELVGKVFTSLPVPARQPVLNTTDNVKQPVLKAIENVQCSDTQMKPVLLSDSEERYCYCDQVESGKMIACDNNDCSIVWFHFTCLKLENSPRGKWYCPDCRKLPAFKRLRKK, from the exons ATGGATACAATCAATGCAT GTAATCTTGTGGAGAAAGTGTCACGTGACGAATTCAGCCTGGATAGTGTTGCCAAAAAGCGCTACGAGCAGAAGATAACCATAGTGGGTGGGGTAGACCCTTACGCAACTGATTTGGTTTGGTCAAAAGATGTGGCGTGCCTACCCTCAGTTACGCATATAGACATCGTTCACTATTTACTCTTTACCCCTAGTCCATACACGAAAGAAGATTTGAAAGCTTGGAAATCACTTGATGCTGTAAACCAACTCTGCAGTGGATGGGTGCAAGAGAGATCAAGTTACAAGACAAACAACCATGTCATAGTCACTGCAAAG GTATTACATTCACAACGACTTAGAGAGAAGCCACTTAGACCCTGGGTCATAGTGAAACCAGATGGTGTTGTGGAGGGGGCCCACTGTAATTGTATGGCTGGTCTTGGAGAAGCATGCACCCACATAGCAGCTCTTCTGTTTTCAATATCTGCAGCTGTGCAAATAAGAGATTCGCAAACGTGTACCCAGTCCGCAGCATATTGGAAGATTATACCAGCATCAGTGAAGACCATAAGGTATAAAACTGTAAGCAACATAAACTTTACCTCAGCAAAAACtgccaaaaaacattttgatgatAATTTGCAGTGCATGAATAATGGAGAAATCCCAGTAACAAACACCCCTTCAGTAAGAAAAGTTAAAACACCTAGAGCATCAGAGGCAGATTTCATGTCATTCTGTCAAAAACTGTCAGTGTTAAAATCTAAACCAGCCGTACTATCAGTCATAGAGCCGTATGCTGCAGATTATGTTCCAACATGTGAGAAACGAGACTTTCCTTTAATACTTAGTGAACTGAAAGATCCGGATATGATTGGTGAGCCATTGTGCACAGTACAAtctaaatgtaaaaacataagGGTTTCATGCAGCAAAGAACAATCCGAAAATGTTGAGGTTGAAACTCGGCTGCAGTCAAAATCAAAGCTATGGAACCAGTTCCGAGCTGGTAGAATCACAGCATCAAACATGCGAAGTGTGGTTTTTACAGACCCTGACAAGCCATCGAAATCTCTTGTAAAGAAAATATGCTATCCAGAGACCCAGTGTTTCCAGACTGAAGCCATGAAGTGGGGAACAGTGAATGAAAGAGTGGCTCTAAAGCAGTTTGTGGAGTATACCAGCCCAAAGCATGAAAACCTGCTAGTGAGAGAAAGTGGATTTATTATTTCAGAAGATCTACCCTGCATTGGTGCTTCACCTGATGGTATAACTGCCTGTGACTGTTGTGGCAATGcatgtattgaaattaaatgcccctttaatgctagaaatgataaaattgatGAGAACACATGTgatttcttagttttaaaaaatgatcaaCTCCATTTAAGTGAAAATCACAAGTACTATTACCAGATACAAACTCAATTAGGTGTATATAAACAGGAAATGTGCTTCTTTGTTGTTTGGACattatgtgatttatttattaaagaagtGAAATTCAATCCAATTGTTTGGGAAGACATATGCAGCAAGTCAAAAGGTTTCTTTGAGTGTGCGGTTTTGCCAGAATTAGTTGGTAAAGTATTCACAAGCTTGCCAGTGCCAGCCAGACAGCCGGTATTGAATACTACTGATAATGTCAAGCAACCGGTATTAAAAGCAATAGAAAATGTTCAGTGTTCTGATACCCAAATGAAACCTGTCTTACTATCAGACTCTGAGGAAAGATATTGTTATTGCGACCAGGTTGAATCTGGTAAAATGATAGCATGTGACAATAACGATTGTTCAATTGTTTGGTTCCACTTTACTTGTCTTAAGTTGGAAAATTCCCCAAGAGGAAAGTGGTACTGCCCAGACTGTAGAAAGTTACCTGCATTCAAAAGACTCAGAAAGAAATGA
- the LOC128202719 gene encoding uncharacterized protein LOC128202719 — translation MCSNASRTMSSTTNWKSLRYRSDSLGSRTMPVAHSQLCSMARIAWYSPVVLHLALILLIVRSAPSDKMTDLQSLSVYLKEQDEKDYKAALSCQDMSLNSSSFWSYGRPSLDLSHVFRNNQFQLASQSQQSHKSWTNDSDNLGEELWRPLGVTDDDLFLWIERLRKGWEVMGVSASSCGIEVVVGASTGNHGANICPQILRP, via the exons ATGTGTTCAAATGCCTCTCGTACTATGTCTTCAACAACAAACTGGAAGTCACTCAGATACAGAAGCGACTCCTTGGGGTCAAGGACAATG CCTGTAGCCCATTCGCAGCTCTGCTCCATGGCAAGAATAGCCTGGTATTCTCCAGTAGTACTCCATCTAGCTCTCATACTGCTTATTGTCCGTTCAG CGCCATCTGACAAGATGACAGACTTACAGTCCCTGTCAGTGTACCTGAAGGAGCAAGATGAGAAAGACTACAAGGCAGCTCTCA GTTGCCAGGACATGTCACTGAACAGTTCATCATTCTGGAGTTATGGCCGTCCAAGCCTGGACCTGAGCCACGTGTTCCGTAATAACCAGTTCCAGCTCGCCAGTCAATCCCAACAGAGCCATAAGTCGTGGACGAATGATAGCGATAATTTGGGAGAAGAG CTCTGGAGGCCTCTGGGAGTGACAGATGATGATCTGTTCCTCTGGATTGAGCGCCTCAGAAAG GGTTGGGAAGTGATGGGTGTGTCAGCGAGTTCTTGTGGAATCGAGGTGGTGGTGGGGGCCAGTACGGGAAACCATGGAGCGAACATTTGTCCACAGATACTCAG ACCTTGA